GGCCTCGGGGTCGCCGATCGGTTCGCCCCGGGGGCTCAGCCTGCCCGCGAGCACCTCGCGGCAGATGCGGGCTTCCATCAGGTCGAGTTCGAGCGAGTAGATGCCGGGAAGATCGACGAGGTGAACGGTCGCGCCGTTGCCCGATGCCCCGAGGCGCACGACGCCGATTCTCGCTTCTTGAGTCGTGCCGGGGAAATTGCTTGTCTTGTGGCGGAGGCCGCAGAGCGAGTTGAACAGAGTGGTCTTGCCGGTGTTGGGGTTTCCGAGGAGCGGGACATGCAGCACGCCCGGTTCGGAGATCACGGGCGCGCCTTCATCCAACTCCACACCCACTGCGCAGGATTCGCAACGCGGGCAGTCGCTCATCGAGCCTTCTCCGGCCCCGTGACCCCGGATGCCGCGACTCGCACGCGAGACGCGAGCGCTTTGGTCAGGCCGATGCGGCTTGCGCACGCGCAGCCGCACGCTTCGGCACCGAGTACTTCAAGAATCGTGGGTTCGCCGAGGCGAACGACCTTCACGCGGATTCCGGGACGCAGACCCATGGCGCGAAGAAGAGCGGCATCGCCCGGGTCATCGACGCCGAGACTGGCGACGTGGGAGATCTCGCCGGGACGCAGAGAATCGAGCGAACTCGTCGGGCCGGTGGGTGGTTCGGCGACACAGCCCGGCGGCGGAGTATTCATCGGGACGCTCACGTGCGCATGGTAGCGAGGTGAGCGTTGATCGCGATTCGACTGGAGCGAAGCGTGGTCGACAAAGAAGAAGGCATCAAGGCACGGGGCATCGAGGCACAAGGCATCCGGCTTCGGAGCGTCGAATCTTTGATTATCCCGCACTGCCGACGAGCGCGGCGTTGGTGGGGAAACGCTGGAGTGCCGCGAGCAATTGCTCGATCTGCTGATGGGGCGGCATCGCGAGGAGGCGGCGGCGCAGCGCGGTGATGGTGTTGAGCTCGGCCTCGCTCATGAGGAGGTGTTCTTTGCGGGTGCCGCTGGCGGCGAGGTTGATCGCGGGGAAGAGGCGGCGTTCGGCGATCTTGCGATCGAGGATGAGCTCCATGTTTCCCGAGCCTTTGAACTCTTCGAAGATGACCTGATCGGCGGCGCTGCCGGTATCGACGAGGCAGGAGGCGATCATCGTCAGGCTTCCGGCTTCTTCGGTGTTGCGCGAGGCGCCGAAGATCTGTCGCGGCACTTCGAGCGCCTTGCTGTCGAGTCCGCCGGTCATCGTCCGGCCGCTGCTGGCGTGATGGCGCGAGTTGTTGAACGCGCGCCCGAGGCGCGTGAGCGAATCGAGCATCACCACGACGTGGCGCCCCGCTTCGACGAGCGTCTTGCAGTATGCCTGCGTCGCGAGCGCGACCTGGATGTGTTTCTCGACCGGGTGGTCGTTGCTGCTGGCGACAACCCGAACGCGCGGGGCAACGGCGATCGGCGCGGGGGCCGGCGCCGACGCGTGCGGGATGTCGGCATCGCCGTTGGTTCCGGCGTTGAGCTGTGCGGCAACATCCGGCGGCAGTTCCTTCATGAGTTCGGCGACCGCCTGCTCGCCGCGGCGCACGGTGTCGGCTTGCTCGGTCAGAAACTGCGAAAAGGTGCGGCGGAAATCGGTGACCTCTTCGGGGCGCTCATCGACCAGCAGGACGACGACCTCGACATCGGGGTGGTTGCGCAGGATCGCCGTCGCGATGTCTTTGAGGAGCGTGGTTTTGCCGGCCTTGGGGGGCGAGACGATGAGCCCGCGCTGGCCGCGGCCGATCGGGCAGAAGAGGTCGATGAGGCGGCAACTCGCCGGGCAACCCGCGTACTCGAGCGTGAGGCGTGGCGCCGGATCGATCGAGGTGAGATCTTCGAAGGGCTTGATGCGTGTCAGCCCGGGCGGGATCTCGAGACCTGGGAACGTCACCGGGCCGGGGCGCATGAGGGCGGCGACGCCGCCCCCCCAACCGCCGCCCTGATGGTCACCGAGCCGGCCGTGCGGATGGCCACCGCCGGCTCCATGCGGATAGCCGCCCCTGCCCCTCCCACGCCGTCCTCGACGATTACCCAATCTCTTCGCTCGACTTTCCGCGCTGGCGAATGTTCCCTCTCGCGCATCGCTTGGACCGATCGAGAAGTCCGTCGGCGCTTCCATTGGCACCGAGCAAAAAACAGGACTCGCTCATTTCACTTGCCGGCGGCCTTGAGAATCCGGAACCGGCGATCGGCATAAAACAATAGTCCGTCCGAGGCGGGAACGCTGCGGCGAGGCTGTACACTCGATCCGTGCATTCTGCCGCCGCCAAACTCCATCTCGATCGGCTGCGAAAGTGGCGTTTGAGTGTCCCGAAGAACCTCACGATTTCAGCGGGGGTTCAGCGGATAGCGCAAGACGCGAGAAGGGCTGACCGCGGGTTGATCAAGGCCACCGAAGCGTGGGAGGAAACTGCCCCGCCCGAAATCGCCGAATCCTGTCGGCCTGTCGCGCTGCGTTCGGGGACGCTTGAGATCGCCTGTGATTCTTCTGCCGCGGCGTATTCGGTGAATCATTGGTTTCAGAGCGAGGGAGCCGGCGCGCTCGCTCGCAGAGGGGTTCCAGTTTTGCGGTTGCGGTTTGTCGCGGGCCCGGTGCGGAATCGAGTACAGCCGGATCGGCACGAGAACGGAAAAAAGACCAGAGCCAAGTCCCCGCGTGATCGGTGATCGCGATTGTGCCGCGTATGAGCAATCCTCCCAGCGAAATCCAATCCGCGGAGTCGCCGGCGGGAGCCTCGCAGGATGAGGCTCGAGTTCTTTTTCTGCGCGAAGGACGCGTACGGTGCCCGGACTGCGGATATGACGTTCACGGATGCGATCAATCCCGGTGCCCCGAGTGCGCGTGGCCGCTCACGCTGCAACTCAAGCCCCGGCTGAGTTTCGTGCCGCAGTGGATGTTTTCGCTGCTGATCAACGGCTCGCTTTTTATATGGGGAGTTGGGGGAACGTTCTCGACGTGGATGAGGGTTTGGCAGTATCACAAGGGCACGCTGCGCAAGTTTCCATCTGTGGTGAACGCGGCTCCGGCGCCGGGATTGCCGCGGCAGCTTGCGCTGCCGCCGGCGCCCGGGAGCTTGCCGGTTTCCGGCGGCGGAGTGAACGCGGGCGGCAGGGAGCCGTCGCTGATCGAGAACATCTGGACTTTTTTCATTGCTCAGAATTTTGTGTATCAGATCACGATCATCGTTTTTGTGTTGAGTCTCTTTGTGGGCGGCGTCGGGCTTCTTGCGATTCCGCGCATGAAGGCGATGTCGCCGCGGACGAACGCCTTGTTGCTGACGGCGAGCGTGTCGGTGTTCATCGCGACGATCTTGGACTATGTGGCGAACTATCTTTCCGTGCTCATGCGGATGTTCTAGACACGGTGTCGTGGGCAAGAAGTCGTGGGCAGGATGTCGTGGGCAACTTGGTAGCATCGCGGCATGTCGACGACGGCGCTGAGGGCTTTTCTGTCAGAAAACGATGCCCTTTGCCCGGGATGCGGGTACAACCTGCGCGGGATCACGGCGGAAACATGCCCGGAGTGCCGGGCGCCGTTGCGGCTGCAACTCGAACGGATTCCCAAGCCGAATCCGCGCCGACTTTGGTTTGTTTTTTCGGCGGGCGCACTCGGGGCACTGAGCGGTCTGCTCGGCACGGTCCAGATTTGCCGGTCCTATGGAATCAAATCCAGATTCCCACCGCCACCTATCCGCGGGGGTTTGTTGTCTCTTACGCAGGTTCGGGGGTTCTCTCGCTGTGGCTGCTGTTTTTCGGCGCACCGGGAGCGGCCCGGATTTTCATCAAGCGGAACCGCGCCGAGGTGATGGGCGAGGTCGAAAAACTAACGTTCCGGCTCCTGATTTATGTTGTGCTGGCTTCGGCCCTGAGCGTTTTCTGGATCGTCGCGCGGTTCACCGGCCTGTTTGGATGAGGCGAGGTTGAAATCGGGCCTCCGGCCGCACCGGGAATGCGAGTTCCGCGTATCTCTTGAGGGAATCTCGCCGATAACTCTCGTATGCCCGGAACGCCGCACACAGATCTTTCTCCGGAACTCCTCGCGCACAAAAAGGCCATCGAGGCCAAGGCGAAGGAGTATGGCCTTGATTTTCCCGAGGTGATCTTCGAGGTTCTGCCGTTCGACACGATGAACCAGATCGCGAGCTACGGTGGGTTCCCGACGCGCTACCCGCACTGGCGCTGGGGGATGGAGTACGAGAAACTCTCGAAGCGCGACGCGTACGGGCTGGGGCGCATCTACGAGATGGTGATCAACAACGACCCGTGTTATGCGTACCTGCAGGAATCGAACAGCGTCACGGATCAGAAGCTGGTGATGGCGCACGTCTACGGGCACGCGGATTTCTTCAAGAACAATTTCTGGTTCAGCAAGACCAGCCGCAAGATGATGGACGAGATGGCGAACCACGCGACGCGGGTGCGGCGCCACGCCGACACGCACGGACAAGAAGAGGTGGAGCGCTTTCTGGATGCGTGTCTGACGATCGAGCACTTGATCGACCCGCACTCGATGTTCGTGCAGCGCGACGCGGCGCCGGCGCGATCGGGCGGGAGGGAACACGAAAAGTTCGAGCCGCAGAAGCTTCCGGCCAAGGACTACATGGACCCGTTCATCAACCCGCAGCACGCACTTGACCGGGAGAAGCAGGCGCATGAAGCGCAGCAGAAAGCGGCGCGGGCGCGGTACCCGGCGCAGCCGACGCGCGACATTCTGCTCTTCCTGCTGAAGAACGCGCCGCTCGAAGACTGGCAGCAGGACATCCTCGGGATCGTTCGCGACGAGGCGTACTACTTCGCGCCGCAGGCGATGACGAAGGTCATGAACGAAGGCTGGGCGACTTATTGGCACAGCAAGCTCATGACGCAGCACTTTCTCGAGGCGACGGAGATCATCCACTACGCCGACCAGCATTCCGGCGTGGTGCACATGGCGCCGGGCGGCTTCAACCCGTACAAGATCGGCGTTGAGCTTTTCAAGGACATCGAGCGCCGATGGGACACGGGCCGGCACGGCGCTGCGTGGGAGCAGCTCGAGGCGATCGGCGCCAAGCAGGCGTTCGATGACAAGTCGATGAAGGGGCGCGAGAAGATCTTCGAAGTGCGGCGCATCTACAACGACATCAGTTTCATCGATGAGTTCCTGACGGAGGAATTCGTCGAGCGGCACAAGATGTACCAGCACAAGCGCGATCCGCAAACGGGCGAGATCAAGGTCGTGTCGCGCGACTTCCAGCGCGTGAAGCAGACGCTGCTGCACCATCTCACCAACATGGGACAGCCGTTTATCTATGTGGCCGACGCCAACTTCCAGAACCGGGGGGAGCTCTACCTCGCGCACAAGTTTGCGGGGCTCGAGATCGACGCCGCCAAAGCGCAGCAGGTGCTTCAGAACGTGCGGCTGATCTGGGGCCGACCGGTGCATCTCCAGGCGATCATCAACGAAGACTTGCACCTGCTTTCGATGGAAGAAATCGGCGGGAAGCCGAAGAAGGAACGCATCAACTCCGATACGCCCAAACCCGCGCACTCCATCGAGTGAGACCGGGCCCGGCTTCAGTCGTGCAAGTCGGATGAGTCAAACGTGCGAAACCGTTCACGGTGATGCAATACCTTGCCGAGCGCGGCGGCAAAAAGCGAGCGGGCCCGGTCGGTCGGTTGCAAATCCAAAAAAGCCGGGTATTCTCCCGTCATGACTACTCACAACCACACCAAAAAGGTTCGTCCGCTCGTTCGTGTTGCTGGGATTGCCGCGGCGGCCGTCGTCGCCGTGACCATCCTCGGCTGCAACGCCACCAAGG
The DNA window shown above is from Phycisphaeraceae bacterium and carries:
- a CDS encoding ferrous iron transport protein A, producing the protein MSVPMNTPPPGCVAEPPTGPTSSLDSLRPGEISHVASLGVDDPGDAALLRAMGLRPGIRVKVVRLGEPTILEVLGAEACGCACASRIGLTKALASRVRVAASGVTGPEKAR
- a CDS encoding DUF721 domain-containing protein, whose amino-acid sequence is MHSAAAKLHLDRLRKWRLSVPKNLTISAGVQRIAQDARRADRGLIKATEAWEETAPPEIAESCRPVALRSGTLEIACDSSAAAYSVNHWFQSEGAGALARRGVPVLRLRFVAGPVRNRVQPDRHENGKKTRAKSPRDR
- a CDS encoding SpoVR family protein, translating into MPGTPHTDLSPELLAHKKAIEAKAKEYGLDFPEVIFEVLPFDTMNQIASYGGFPTRYPHWRWGMEYEKLSKRDAYGLGRIYEMVINNDPCYAYLQESNSVTDQKLVMAHVYGHADFFKNNFWFSKTSRKMMDEMANHATRVRRHADTHGQEEVERFLDACLTIEHLIDPHSMFVQRDAAPARSGGREHEKFEPQKLPAKDYMDPFINPQHALDREKQAHEAQQKAARARYPAQPTRDILLFLLKNAPLEDWQQDILGIVRDEAYYFAPQAMTKVMNEGWATYWHSKLMTQHFLEATEIIHYADQHSGVVHMAPGGFNPYKIGVELFKDIERRWDTGRHGAAWEQLEAIGAKQAFDDKSMKGREKIFEVRRIYNDISFIDEFLTEEFVERHKMYQHKRDPQTGEIKVVSRDFQRVKQTLLHHLTNMGQPFIYVADANFQNRGELYLAHKFAGLEIDAAKAQQVLQNVRLIWGRPVHLQAIINEDLHLLSMEEIGGKPKKERINSDTPKPAHSIE